From a region of the Streptacidiphilus albus JL83 genome:
- a CDS encoding sensor histidine kinase: MSAVRPIRLSTRIALVTAAVVPVLVLLSGLLLLGLVSGDLRDRQDALLSERAAAVLPDARTELRAAGNDRSRQVTNQAHRIAAGALDVGVRITGADGSTELAEGPQPSLTAALPTATGDPVTIHADGSSWRALGLQVTATAAQPGGTLWLFQPTSAVEEEVDSVRGRIILVALIAAPLGGLLAFLVAERAARPLRLLQRRTSGLDPDEPATRLEHAPTGVTEVDELAHTLESVLSRYDEQAARTGEALETARAFAASASHELRTPLMSMRTNLDILADHPQLSPEDRAEALADLLSEHARLLGLLTALRSLAQGDLVQADAFAPLDLAELVEAAAADARRRRPRASLELVSTASLPMLAWESGLRMAVDNLITNALVHGAPPGREASIRVTLRRDGDQALLTVDDGGPGVPVAEREAVFGRFRRGPASPGSGLGLTLVAQQIALHRGSVLITDPPYGYGTRVEVRLPLAGHPVRSSTVTLPLRRDWLRAGGGPTGG; this comes from the coding sequence GTGAGCGCCGTCCGGCCGATCCGGCTGTCCACCCGGATCGCCCTGGTCACCGCCGCCGTGGTGCCGGTGCTGGTGCTGCTCTCCGGACTGCTGCTGCTCGGCCTGGTCAGCGGCGACCTGCGGGACCGGCAGGACGCACTGCTGTCCGAGCGGGCCGCCGCCGTGCTGCCGGACGCCCGGACCGAGCTGCGGGCCGCCGGCAACGACCGCTCCCGCCAGGTGACCAACCAGGCGCACCGGATCGCCGCCGGGGCGCTGGACGTCGGCGTCCGGATCACCGGCGCCGACGGCAGCACCGAGCTGGCCGAGGGCCCCCAGCCGAGCCTGACGGCCGCGCTGCCGACCGCCACCGGCGACCCGGTCACCATCCACGCCGACGGCAGCAGCTGGCGGGCGCTCGGCCTGCAGGTCACCGCCACCGCGGCCCAGCCCGGAGGCACCCTCTGGCTGTTCCAGCCGACCTCCGCGGTCGAGGAGGAGGTCGACTCGGTCCGTGGCCGGATCATCCTGGTCGCGCTGATCGCCGCACCCCTCGGCGGACTGCTCGCCTTCCTGGTCGCCGAGCGCGCCGCCCGGCCGCTGCGGCTGCTCCAGCGCCGCACCAGCGGCCTCGACCCGGACGAGCCCGCCACCAGGCTCGAACACGCGCCCACCGGCGTCACCGAGGTGGACGAGCTCGCGCACACCCTGGAGTCCGTGCTCAGCCGCTACGACGAGCAGGCCGCCCGGACCGGGGAGGCGCTGGAGACCGCGCGGGCCTTCGCCGCCTCCGCCTCGCACGAGCTGCGGACCCCGCTGATGAGCATGCGGACCAACCTGGACATCCTCGCCGACCATCCGCAGCTCAGCCCGGAGGACCGGGCGGAGGCGCTGGCCGACCTGCTCAGCGAGCACGCCCGGCTGCTCGGACTGCTCACCGCGCTGCGCTCGCTGGCCCAGGGCGACCTGGTCCAGGCCGACGCCTTCGCCCCGCTGGACCTCGCCGAACTGGTCGAGGCCGCCGCCGCCGACGCCCGCCGCCGCCGTCCGCGGGCCTCGCTGGAACTGGTCTCCACCGCCTCGCTGCCGATGCTCGCCTGGGAGTCCGGGCTGCGGATGGCCGTGGACAACCTGATCACCAACGCCCTGGTGCACGGAGCGCCCCCGGGCCGGGAGGCGTCGATCCGGGTCACCCTGAGGAGGGACGGCGACCAGGCGCTGCTGACGGTCGACGACGGCGGCCCCGGGGTACCGGTCGCGGAGCGGGAGGCGGTGTTCGGCCGCTTCCGGCGCGGCCCGGCCAGCCCCGGCTCCGGCCTCGGCCTCACCCTGGTGGCCCAGCAGATCGCCCTGCACCGGGGCAGCGTCCTGATCACCGACCCGCCGTACGGCTACGGCACCCGGGTCGAGGTCCGGCTGCCGCTGGCCGGCCACCCGGTGCGGTCCTCGACCGTCACCCTGCCGCTGCGCCGGGACTGGCTCCGCGCCGGTGGCGGGCCGACCGGGGGCTGA
- a CDS encoding D-alanyl-D-alanine carboxypeptidase family protein — MHLDQRFVWMSAALGALATAACLTGAAAPAAQPPARMSAVGGVRLGLTGVQSALLPGAPAVPADISALSWMVSDDGSGAVLAAKNAHWPLPPASTLKTLFADTVLPRLPANATRRVTDADLAGMGQGSSQVGVVSGQTYKVSDLWLGVFLRSGNDAVHVLAAMNGGVPATVADMQAEARKLGANDTRVVTPDGYDEPGQVSSAYDLTLFARAGLENPDFARYCSTAVAEFPGGPSTRGRPFEIDNTDRLLSGIDGVSRYPGLIGVKNGYTTNAGNTLVVGARRGGRTILVTLMNPQSGQYDAVYNEARQLLDWGFAAESRLRPVGSLDAVVPAVASRAPAVRKAPARPSVTADADAGPGPVGWSGAVGAVVLAAVAGTVLVLRRRRLRSLRG, encoded by the coding sequence GTGCATCTCGATCAGCGTTTCGTATGGATGTCGGCGGCGCTCGGCGCGCTCGCGACCGCTGCCTGCCTGACCGGCGCCGCCGCGCCGGCGGCCCAGCCGCCCGCCCGGATGTCGGCGGTCGGCGGCGTCAGACTGGGCCTCACCGGGGTGCAGAGCGCTCTGCTGCCCGGCGCCCCGGCGGTGCCGGCCGACATCTCCGCGCTCTCCTGGATGGTGTCCGACGACGGCAGCGGCGCGGTGCTCGCGGCGAAGAACGCGCACTGGCCGCTGCCGCCGGCCAGCACGCTGAAGACGCTGTTCGCGGACACCGTCCTGCCGCGGCTCCCGGCGAACGCGACCCGCCGGGTCACCGACGCCGACCTGGCCGGGATGGGCCAGGGCAGCAGCCAGGTGGGGGTGGTCTCCGGGCAGACCTACAAGGTCTCCGACCTGTGGCTGGGCGTGTTCCTGCGGTCCGGCAACGATGCCGTCCACGTGCTGGCCGCGATGAACGGCGGGGTGCCGGCCACCGTCGCCGACATGCAGGCCGAGGCCAGGAAACTGGGCGCGAACGACACCCGGGTGGTCACCCCGGACGGGTACGACGAGCCCGGCCAGGTCTCCTCGGCCTACGACCTCACCCTGTTCGCCCGCGCCGGGCTGGAGAACCCGGACTTCGCCCGCTACTGCTCCACGGCGGTGGCGGAGTTCCCCGGCGGGCCGAGCACCCGGGGCAGGCCCTTCGAGATCGACAACACCGACCGGCTGCTGTCCGGCATCGACGGCGTCAGCCGCTACCCGGGCCTGATCGGGGTGAAGAACGGCTACACCACCAACGCCGGGAACACCCTGGTGGTGGGGGCGCGCCGGGGCGGCCGGACGATTCTGGTGACGCTGATGAACCCCCAGTCCGGGCAGTACGACGCGGTCTACAACGAGGCGCGGCAACTGCTGGACTGGGGGTTCGCGGCCGAGAGCCGGCTGCGCCCGGTCGGCAGCCTGGACGCGGTCGTACCGGCCGTCGCGAGCCGCGCCCCCGCCGTCAGGAAGGCGCCGGCGCGACCGTCGGTCACCGCCGACGCGGACGCCGGTCCGGGCCCGGTGGGCTGGTCCGGCGCGGTCGGCGCGGTGGTGCTGGCCGCGGTGGCGGGCACGGTGCTGGTGCTCCGCCGCCGCCGACTGCGCAGTCTTCGGGGCTGA
- a CDS encoding SCO4848 family membrane protein translates to MKLSRRASWFLTAFGIWSIWIWVTFFKNLWADGEGLAFVHGDHSRPTAYFWIHALLALTSLVLGVIVGWIGVRSLRALRAEQAAAAPAPAERVDEPVAK, encoded by the coding sequence ATGAAACTGAGCCGCCGCGCCTCCTGGTTCCTGACCGCCTTCGGCATCTGGTCGATCTGGATCTGGGTGACCTTCTTCAAGAACCTGTGGGCGGACGGCGAGGGGCTGGCCTTCGTCCACGGGGACCACTCCCGTCCCACCGCGTACTTCTGGATCCACGCGCTGCTCGCCCTGACCTCGCTGGTGCTGGGGGTGATCGTCGGCTGGATCGGGGTGCGCTCGCTGCGCGCCCTGCGCGCCGAGCAGGCGGCGGCGGCCCCGGCGCCCGCCGAGCGGGTCGACGAGCCGGTGGCTAAGTAG
- a CDS encoding succinate dehydrogenase iron-sulfur subunit — MSTPTIDDTAAQGNAHSAALDAAESGKVELITITLRIRRFNPEEHPDAVWVDYQLTVDPKIRVLDAINTVKWEQDGTLTYRRSCAHGVCGSDAMRINGKNRLACKTLIKDVSPEKPITIEPIKGLTVLKDLVVDMDPFFQAYRDVMPFLITTGNAPTKERIQSEEDVQRFEDTTKCILCAACTTSCPVFWNDGQYFGPAAIVNAHRFIFDSRDEGAEQRLEILNDRDGVWRCRTTFNCTDACPRGIEVTKAIQEVKRALVTRRF; from the coding sequence ATGAGCACCCCCACGATCGACGACACGGCGGCCCAGGGCAACGCCCACTCCGCCGCGCTGGACGCCGCCGAGTCCGGCAAGGTCGAGCTGATCACCATCACCCTCCGGATCCGCCGGTTCAACCCGGAGGAGCACCCGGACGCGGTGTGGGTGGACTACCAGCTGACCGTGGACCCGAAGATCCGCGTCCTGGACGCGATCAACACGGTCAAGTGGGAGCAGGACGGCACGCTGACGTACCGTCGCTCCTGCGCCCACGGTGTCTGCGGCTCCGACGCCATGCGGATCAACGGCAAGAACCGGCTCGCCTGCAAGACCCTGATCAAGGACGTCTCGCCGGAGAAGCCGATCACGATCGAGCCCATCAAGGGCCTCACGGTCCTGAAGGACCTGGTCGTGGACATGGACCCGTTCTTCCAGGCGTACCGCGACGTGATGCCGTTCCTGATCACCACCGGCAACGCGCCGACCAAGGAGCGGATCCAGTCCGAGGAGGACGTGCAGCGCTTCGAGGACACCACCAAGTGCATCCTCTGCGCCGCCTGCACCACGTCCTGCCCGGTGTTCTGGAACGACGGCCAGTACTTCGGCCCGGCGGCCATCGTCAACGCCCACCGCTTCATCTTCGACTCGCGTGACGAGGGCGCGGAGCAGCGGCTGGAGATCCTGAACGACCGCGACGGCGTGTGGCGCTGCCGCACGACCTTCAACTGCACGGACGCCTGCCCGCGCGGTATCGAGGTCACCAAGGCGATCCAGGAAGTGAAGCGGGCGCTGGTCACCCGTCGCTTCTGA